In Dolichospermum flos-aquae CCAP 1403/13F, the following proteins share a genomic window:
- a CDS encoding DUF29 domain-containing protein: MLTQTDYALWIEETINLLKEQNYHSVDWEDLIEEIESLGRSQKRELRNRLITMLEHCLKLCYSDYVQDYRGWTETIKRSQRELKGLLEDSPSLRPYWDEIFIECYISALTTLRENSDYQSFSFPDDCPFPQEIDQILQQTSWRK, from the coding sequence ATGCTAACCCAAACAGATTACGCCCTCTGGATTGAAGAGACAATTAATCTATTGAAAGAGCAAAATTATCATAGTGTTGACTGGGAAGACTTAATTGAGGAGATTGAAAGTTTGGGAAGGAGTCAAAAGCGAGAATTGCGAAATCGGCTCATCACAATGTTAGAACATTGTCTTAAACTTTGTTATTCAGACTACGTTCAAGACTATCGTGGTTGGACAGAAACAATTAAGCGTAGTCAGCGAGAATTGAAAGGCTTATTGGAAGACTCTCCCAGCTTAAGACCGTATTGGGATGAAATATTTATAGAATGTTATATCAGCGCATTAACGACTCTGCGAGAGAACTCTGATTATCAATCTTTTTCTTTTCCTGATGATTGTCCTTTTCCTCAAGAAATAGATCAAATTTTGCAACAAACTTCTTGGCGGAAGTAG
- a CDS encoding type I restriction endonuclease yields the protein MQTLAVTETITTIAEAEKRFGLSRSESEDFFTEWHNQLPEINPNDRTNLEILWKRYIYHRSGGHLLESTVMLLLVSPLLTVAGLYDPPFRIKAEESVQITIADSEETLQGRIDLLVLQDQLWVIVLESKKTMLSVWSALPQTLAYLMASPNTDLPNFGMLTNGDDIVFVKLENKHYAISRVFAPLSTQSELESACRVLCKIAEIVKW from the coding sequence ATGCAAACACTAGCCGTTACTGAAACTATCACCACCATCGCTGAAGCAGAAAAACGATTTGGCTTGAGTCGCAGTGAATCAGAGGATTTTTTTACAGAATGGCATAATCAATTACCTGAAATTAATCCCAATGACCGCACTAACCTAGAAATTCTCTGGAAACGTTATATTTATCATCGTTCAGGTGGGCATTTATTAGAAAGTACAGTAATGCTATTACTCGTTTCTCCATTGCTGACCGTTGCAGGTTTATATGATCCACCTTTTCGCATCAAAGCAGAAGAATCTGTACAAATAACAATAGCTGATAGCGAAGAAACCCTCCAGGGTCGAATAGATTTACTGGTATTGCAAGATCAACTATGGGTAATCGTTTTAGAATCAAAAAAAACCATGTTATCAGTGTGGTCAGCATTGCCACAAACCCTGGCTTACTTAATGGCTAGTCCCAATACTGATCTACCCAACTTTGGAATGTTAACCAATGGCGATGATATTGTATTTGTCAAACTAGAAAATAAACACTATGCCATATCACGAGTATTTGCCCCACTATCTACCCAAAGCGAATTAGAATCTGCCTGTCGAGTTCTGTGCAAAATTGCCGAAATAGTAAAATGGTAA